From one Bacillota bacterium genomic stretch:
- a CDS encoding enoyl-CoA hydratase-related protein — MDRPQGESQELVLYEKRDGYAVITLNRPEKYNALSLSLLQALASALDRAEADDGVRAIVLTGAGKAFCAGADVTEMQPVEGVAGAQEWIGRRAPLFERVGACRKPVIAAINGAALGGGLEIAMQADIRVADQSARLGQPEIQLGIMPGAGGTQRLARLIGLGRALEWLMTGDRMDASEAWRVGLVNWAVPDGQALAEAEKLAQRLAKQAPIALRLIKEVTRRGLDAPLEMGLAWERQAFAETLATEDRREGIRAFLEKRPPSFTGR; from the coding sequence GTGGACAGACCGCAGGGCGAGTCGCAAGAGCTGGTGCTGTACGAGAAACGGGATGGATATGCCGTCATCACCCTTAACCGCCCGGAGAAGTACAATGCGTTGAGCCTGTCGTTGCTGCAGGCGCTGGCTTCCGCTCTCGACCGGGCCGAGGCAGACGATGGCGTGCGGGCGATTGTCCTGACCGGGGCGGGCAAGGCGTTCTGCGCCGGTGCCGACGTGACGGAGATGCAACCGGTTGAGGGCGTGGCAGGGGCGCAGGAGTGGATCGGGCGGCGAGCGCCGCTGTTCGAGCGGGTGGGCGCCTGCCGAAAGCCGGTGATCGCCGCCATCAACGGCGCAGCCCTCGGGGGCGGGCTGGAGATAGCGATGCAGGCCGACATCCGCGTGGCCGACCAGAGCGCCCGGCTCGGGCAGCCGGAGATCCAGCTCGGCATCATGCCGGGCGCGGGCGGAACACAGCGCCTGGCGCGGCTCATCGGGCTGGGGCGGGCGCTCGAATGGCTCATGACGGGCGACCGCATGGACGCAAGCGAGGCCTGGCGGGTGGGGCTGGTCAATTGGGCCGTGCCCGACGGGCAGGCCCTCGCCGAGGCGGAGAAGCTGGCGCAGCGGCTGGCAAAGCAGGCGCCGATCGCGCTGCGGCTTATCAAGGAGGTCACGCGGCGGGGGCTCGACGCCCCGCTGGAGATGGGTCTGGCCTGGGAACGGCAGGCGTTTGCCGAAACGCTCGCGACGGAGGACCGGCGGGAGGGGATCCGGGCGTTTCTGGAAAAACGTCCGCCTTCTTTCACGGGCCGGTGA